A single window of Streptomyces sp. NBC_00464 DNA harbors:
- a CDS encoding carbohydrate ABC transporter permease, giving the protein MAVVAEPTRRGRRSGPQARREARIGLLFVLPCFLLFLAFRFGPGVAGVLMSFTDYSLTGGGSFIGLDNFTRLWDDPLFWQALKVTVLYTVLAVPGTLIASVSLALITRRAFRGAKFFRSVFFLPVVTSLVLAATVFVWIFSTGGPWSTLMGWFGMSEGSWLSDDVLVLPALAIVGVWSRFGYGMLILLARMQDIPRELEEAALTDGAGPWQRFRYIVLPQLKPALFFLAVIETTASFQVFDAVYTMTGGGPANASYTLVFQLYDAGFKYFDLGYASAIGVALFVLTVVVAVIQRLVIGKDQ; this is encoded by the coding sequence GTGGCAGTCGTCGCGGAACCCACCCGCCGGGGCCGTCGCAGCGGGCCGCAGGCGCGCCGCGAGGCCCGGATCGGCCTGCTCTTCGTCCTCCCGTGTTTCCTGCTGTTCCTCGCCTTCCGGTTCGGTCCGGGCGTCGCCGGTGTGCTGATGAGTTTCACCGACTACTCCCTCACCGGCGGCGGCAGCTTCATCGGGCTCGACAACTTCACCCGCCTGTGGGACGACCCGCTGTTCTGGCAGGCGCTGAAGGTCACCGTCCTCTACACCGTGCTCGCCGTGCCGGGCACGCTCATCGCCTCGGTGTCCCTGGCACTGATCACCCGGCGTGCGTTCCGCGGCGCCAAGTTCTTCCGTTCGGTGTTCTTCCTGCCGGTCGTCACCTCGCTGGTGCTGGCCGCGACCGTCTTCGTGTGGATCTTCTCGACCGGCGGCCCGTGGTCCACCCTGATGGGCTGGTTCGGGATGTCCGAGGGCTCCTGGCTCTCCGACGACGTGCTGGTGCTGCCCGCGCTCGCGATCGTCGGCGTCTGGTCCCGCTTCGGGTACGGGATGCTCATCCTGCTCGCCCGGATGCAGGACATCCCGCGCGAGCTGGAGGAGGCCGCCCTCACCGACGGGGCCGGCCCCTGGCAGCGGTTCCGGTACATCGTGCTCCCGCAGCTCAAGCCCGCTCTGTTCTTCCTCGCGGTGATCGAGACGACGGCCTCGTTCCAGGTCTTCGACGCCGTGTACACGATGACGGGCGGCGGTCCCGCCAACGCCAGTTACACGCTCGTCTTCCAGCTCTACGACGCGGGCTTCAAGTACTTCGACCTGGGTTACGCCTCCGCCATCGGGGTCGCGCTCTTCGTGCTGACCGTGGTGGTCGCGGTGATCCAGCGGCTCGTGATCGGGAAGGACCAGTGA
- a CDS encoding carbon-nitrogen hydrolase family protein has translation MPPLRTALLQSSGTPGSVAGNLDLLDDAARRAAADGARLLVCPEMFLTGYAIGDDVPRLAEAVDGPAARAVAEIAVRHGIAVHYGYPERDGDTLYNAAQLIGPDGTALADYRKTHLFGDFEERWFTPGDRPVVQAELDGVRIGFLICYDVEFPENVRAHALAGTDLLLVPTALMHPFPFVAESVVPVRAFENQLYVAYANRTGTEGPFEFVGLSALAGPDGTVRTRAGRGEELVIGDVDPGLLTTSRAGNPYLRDRRPGLYGSLV, from the coding sequence ATGCCGCCGTTGCGCACCGCCCTGCTCCAGAGCTCCGGGACTCCGGGCTCGGTGGCCGGCAATCTCGACCTGCTCGACGACGCCGCGCGACGCGCCGCAGCCGACGGTGCCCGGCTGCTGGTCTGCCCCGAGATGTTCCTGACCGGGTATGCGATCGGCGACGACGTGCCCCGGCTGGCCGAAGCCGTTGACGGGCCCGCCGCCCGGGCCGTCGCCGAGATCGCCGTACGGCACGGGATCGCCGTCCACTACGGCTACCCGGAGCGTGACGGCGACACCCTGTACAACGCCGCGCAGCTCATCGGGCCCGACGGGACCGCGCTCGCCGACTACCGCAAGACCCACCTCTTCGGCGACTTCGAGGAGCGCTGGTTCACCCCCGGCGACCGACCGGTCGTCCAGGCCGAGCTCGACGGCGTCCGCATCGGCTTCCTGATCTGCTACGACGTCGAGTTCCCGGAGAACGTACGGGCGCACGCACTCGCCGGAACCGATCTCCTGCTGGTGCCGACCGCGCTCATGCACCCCTTCCCGTTCGTCGCGGAGTCCGTCGTCCCGGTCCGCGCCTTCGAGAACCAGCTCTACGTCGCCTACGCCAACCGGACCGGCACCGAAGGCCCCTTCGAGTTCGTCGGGCTGAGCGCTCTCGCCGGCCCCGACGGCACGGTCCGCACCCGCGCCGGACGCGGCGAGGAACTCGTCATCGGCGACGTCGACCCCGGCCTCCTGACCACGTCCCGGGCCGGCAACCCGTATCTGCGCGACCGCCGCCCCGGCCTGTACGGCTCCCTCGTCTGA
- a CDS encoding carbohydrate ABC transporter permease, whose product MTAAPAETKAQPAGRAPAPPDRAERRAMRKLQKLSEQDTVPYGMRATRTGKIARGVLLTVAALVTVFPFYAMVVLSLKPSAAVDFPGSLLPWPLTGEAYDTVMGAQDVPRWLLNTLIYSVVSVVGVLLLASLAGYAFAKKRFPGRETMFWSFLSMVMVPYHVTMIPTFAMIAKLGGVDTYWGLIVPTLANAQAVFLMRQFIQGLPDELFEAARLDGCNEWQIFYRIVLPLLKPILATLGVFVFLWHWNDFLWPLVIGQSTDMRTLTVGIASLQQQNVPLNVVLSGSVIAFVPIFAAYMVGQRYFTEGVTASGIKG is encoded by the coding sequence ATGACCGCAGCACCCGCAGAGACGAAGGCCCAGCCCGCAGGCCGGGCTCCCGCACCGCCTGACCGGGCGGAGCGCCGGGCCATGCGCAAACTGCAGAAGCTCTCCGAGCAGGACACCGTCCCGTACGGCATGCGCGCCACCCGGACCGGAAAGATCGCACGCGGCGTGCTCCTGACGGTGGCCGCGCTCGTCACGGTCTTCCCGTTCTACGCGATGGTCGTGCTCTCCCTGAAGCCGTCCGCGGCGGTCGACTTCCCCGGAAGTCTGCTGCCGTGGCCGCTGACCGGCGAGGCGTACGACACCGTCATGGGCGCCCAGGACGTGCCCCGCTGGCTGCTGAACACGCTGATCTACTCGGTCGTCTCCGTCGTCGGCGTGCTGCTGCTCGCCTCCCTCGCCGGCTACGCCTTCGCCAAGAAGCGCTTCCCGGGCCGGGAGACGATGTTCTGGTCGTTCCTGTCGATGGTGATGGTCCCGTACCACGTCACGATGATCCCGACCTTCGCGATGATCGCGAAGCTGGGCGGCGTCGACACGTACTGGGGTCTGATCGTGCCGACCCTGGCCAACGCCCAGGCGGTGTTCCTGATGCGGCAGTTCATCCAGGGCCTGCCGGACGAGCTCTTCGAGGCTGCCCGGCTGGACGGCTGCAACGAGTGGCAGATCTTCTACCGGATCGTGCTGCCACTGCTGAAGCCGATCCTCGCCACACTCGGCGTCTTCGTCTTCCTGTGGCACTGGAACGACTTCCTGTGGCCGTTGGTCATCGGCCAGTCCACCGACATGCGCACCCTCACCGTCGGCATCGCCTCGCTCCAGCAGCAGAACGTGCCGCTCAATGTGGTGCTCTCCGGCTCCGTCATCGCGTTCGTGCCCATCTTCGCCGCATACATGGTGGGCCAGCGCTACTTCACCGAGGGCGTCACCGCGTCCGGAATCAAGGGATAG
- a CDS encoding hydroxyacid dehydrogenase yields the protein MPGSPEPADRPSRVVVAVPPGLRAQFFTAEVWQELERAAEVTVVDDHSDRAAVAAALPGARALITSWRAPKVDAELLAHADRLELVAHTGSAVAPYVTEEVFRRSVLVTQAGDEMARPVAEVALAFTLSLLHRIQRFDHALRGGLDWAAASEAPPRHEIHGSEIGVIGASRTGRAYIRLARAMGARVSVTDPFLSEAEAQAIGVTSVPLETLLSRSRIVAVHAPVTEETHRMIGAAQLALMPDGAGLVNTARSWLVDENALLAELTTGRLDAAIDVFDAEPLPADHPFRALPNVLLTPHQAAGSVECRQRLGTSAVNEVLRLLAGRPPVHAVTADALTRLH from the coding sequence ATGCCTGGCTCTCCTGAACCCGCCGACCGCCCCTCACGGGTCGTCGTCGCCGTACCGCCGGGCCTGCGTGCCCAGTTCTTCACGGCCGAGGTGTGGCAGGAGCTGGAGCGGGCCGCCGAAGTCACCGTCGTCGACGACCACTCCGACCGGGCGGCGGTCGCGGCGGCCCTGCCCGGCGCCCGTGCGCTGATCACCTCGTGGCGGGCGCCCAAGGTGGACGCGGAACTGCTGGCGCACGCGGACCGGCTGGAGCTGGTGGCGCACACCGGCTCGGCGGTGGCCCCCTATGTCACCGAGGAGGTGTTCCGGCGCTCCGTCCTGGTCACCCAGGCCGGTGACGAGATGGCCCGCCCGGTCGCCGAGGTGGCGCTCGCCTTCACGCTCTCGCTGCTCCACCGCATCCAGCGCTTCGACCATGCCCTGCGCGGCGGACTGGACTGGGCGGCGGCGAGCGAGGCCCCACCTCGCCACGAGATCCACGGCAGCGAGATCGGTGTGATCGGCGCCTCCCGCACCGGTCGCGCCTACATCCGGCTGGCGCGGGCGATGGGGGCGCGGGTGAGCGTCACCGACCCGTTCCTTTCGGAGGCCGAGGCCCAGGCCATCGGCGTGACGTCCGTACCACTGGAGACGCTGCTCTCCCGCAGCCGGATCGTGGCCGTGCACGCACCGGTCACCGAGGAGACCCACCGGATGATCGGCGCCGCACAGCTGGCCCTGATGCCGGACGGTGCGGGCCTCGTGAACACCGCCCGGTCCTGGCTGGTGGACGAGAACGCGCTCCTCGCCGAGCTGACCACGGGCCGGCTGGACGCGGCGATCGACGTCTTCGACGCCGAGCCGCTGCCCGCAGACCACCCCTTCCGCGCGCTGCCGAACGTGCTGCTCACCCCGCACCAGGCGGCGGGCAGTGTCGAGTGCCGGCAGCGGCTGGGCACCAGCGCCGTCAACGAGGTGCTGCGACTGCTCGCCGGGCGTCCGCCGGTCCACGCCGTCACCGCCGACGCCCTCACCCGCCTGCACTGA
- a CDS encoding NAD-dependent epimerase/dehydratase family protein: MFTDEAALEERLATPSPALVADLGRLEGDLLVLGAGGKMGPSLCRLARRALDAAGRADVTVYAVSRWSDKAAAEELESAGVRTVAFDLMDPAADLARLPDAGNVVFMVGAKFGSAGAPSHAWAVNAAMPDRVARRWSGSRIAAFSTGNVYPLVPVSSGGCTETDPVGPVGEYAMSCLGRERIFDHAALTRGTRVANIRLNYAVDLRYGVLADIAYRVQAGEPVDVTTGHANVVWQGYANEVALRALLHATDGEAFTLNLTGPETASVRRIAQWFGEEFDREPVLAGTEAPTALLSDASRCHALFGYPDVALRTLVEWQADWLRRGLPLSGKPTKFQVRDGRF; the protein is encoded by the coding sequence ATGTTCACCGATGAGGCCGCACTCGAAGAGCGGCTCGCCACCCCTTCCCCCGCGCTCGTCGCCGATCTCGGCCGCCTCGAAGGCGATCTGCTGGTGCTCGGCGCCGGAGGCAAGATGGGCCCCAGTCTGTGCCGGCTGGCGCGCCGGGCGCTGGACGCCGCGGGCCGTGCGGACGTGACCGTGTACGCGGTCTCCCGCTGGTCCGACAAGGCCGCCGCCGAGGAGCTGGAGTCCGCCGGGGTCCGTACCGTCGCCTTCGACCTGATGGACCCGGCCGCCGATCTGGCCCGACTCCCCGATGCCGGGAACGTCGTCTTCATGGTCGGCGCCAAGTTCGGTTCCGCCGGGGCGCCTTCGCACGCCTGGGCGGTGAACGCCGCGATGCCCGACCGGGTGGCCCGGCGCTGGTCGGGTTCGCGGATCGCCGCGTTCTCCACCGGGAACGTCTACCCGCTGGTGCCGGTCTCCTCCGGCGGCTGCACCGAGACCGACCCGGTGGGCCCGGTCGGCGAGTACGCGATGTCCTGCCTCGGCCGGGAGCGGATCTTCGATCACGCGGCGCTGACCCGGGGCACCAGGGTCGCCAACATCCGCCTCAACTACGCGGTCGACCTGCGCTACGGCGTACTGGCCGACATCGCCTACCGGGTGCAGGCCGGGGAGCCGGTCGATGTGACGACCGGTCACGCCAATGTGGTCTGGCAGGGGTACGCCAACGAGGTCGCCCTGCGCGCCCTGCTGCACGCCACCGACGGCGAGGCGTTCACCCTCAACCTCACCGGACCCGAGACCGCTTCGGTGCGCCGCATCGCGCAGTGGTTCGGCGAGGAGTTCGACCGTGAGCCGGTGCTCGCCGGTACGGAGGCGCCCACCGCGCTGCTCTCCGACGCGAGCCGCTGCCATGCTCTCTTCGGCTACCCGGATGTCGCCCTGCGCACCCTCGTCGAATGGCAGGCCGACTGGCTGCGCCGCGGGCTGCCGCTGTCCGGCAAGCCCACCAAGTTCCAGGTACGTGACGGAAGGTTCTGA
- a CDS encoding ABC transporter substrate-binding protein, whose translation MSRLLTRRSRVRALAAPVVATALAAGVLAGCSSGGDDGNTVTMWTYPVIFDEAKNKAYWDGLVKAFEKEHSGVTVKVETFPWANRDTALATAIASGKGPDAVYLIPDQLPKYAKNIVPADDYMPADAKSDYTDFALKSVTVDGKALATPVLTSANPLICDKRVFAAIGEKNYPSSWADLEALAPKLKEKGYYATSYSGDTQQTLNMTFYPLLWQAGGDVFSEDGKNVTFNDAAGVKALTYLKKLVDGGYTDKDLVTTTPKLEQTPTAKGKVACTWQNTPADVEPFWGKENIVVQPPLKETASVGYGTVGALSMLKGADKKNTGDWLNFVAESKNTAGLQKAAGFFPARKSGGDLYPDDALQTAVGATLPSMDVGPLQGKAREVQGMLAPEIQAALLGKKSPQEALDAAQKAAQAMLGR comes from the coding sequence ATGTCCCGTCTCCTCACCCGTCGTTCCAGAGTCCGTGCCCTCGCCGCGCCCGTCGTGGCCACCGCGCTCGCCGCCGGTGTGCTGGCCGGCTGTTCCAGCGGCGGCGACGACGGCAACACCGTCACCATGTGGACCTACCCGGTCATCTTCGACGAGGCCAAGAACAAGGCGTACTGGGACGGCCTGGTCAAGGCGTTCGAGAAGGAGCACTCGGGCGTCACGGTGAAGGTGGAGACCTTCCCGTGGGCCAACCGCGACACCGCTCTGGCCACGGCCATCGCCTCCGGCAAGGGCCCGGACGCGGTCTACCTGATCCCGGACCAGCTGCCGAAGTACGCCAAGAACATCGTCCCGGCCGACGACTACATGCCGGCCGACGCCAAGTCCGACTACACGGACTTCGCCCTGAAGTCCGTCACGGTCGACGGCAAGGCGCTCGCCACCCCGGTCCTGACCAGCGCCAACCCGCTGATCTGCGACAAGCGCGTGTTCGCCGCCATCGGGGAGAAGAACTACCCGTCGAGCTGGGCGGACCTGGAGGCGCTGGCCCCGAAGCTGAAGGAGAAGGGCTACTACGCCACCAGTTACAGCGGCGACACCCAGCAGACGCTGAACATGACCTTCTACCCGCTGCTGTGGCAGGCCGGCGGCGACGTCTTCTCCGAGGACGGCAAGAACGTCACCTTCAACGACGCGGCCGGCGTCAAGGCGCTGACATACCTGAAGAAGCTGGTCGACGGCGGCTACACCGACAAGGACCTCGTCACGACCACGCCCAAGCTGGAGCAGACCCCGACCGCCAAGGGCAAGGTCGCCTGCACCTGGCAGAACACCCCGGCGGACGTCGAGCCGTTCTGGGGCAAGGAGAACATCGTCGTCCAGCCGCCGCTGAAGGAGACCGCATCGGTCGGCTACGGCACCGTGGGCGCGCTGTCGATGCTGAAGGGCGCCGACAAGAAGAACACCGGCGACTGGCTGAACTTCGTGGCCGAGTCGAAGAACACGGCCGGTCTGCAGAAGGCCGCCGGCTTCTTCCCGGCCCGCAAGTCCGGCGGCGACCTCTACCCGGACGACGCGCTCCAGACCGCCGTCGGCGCCACGCTGCCGAGCATGGACGTGGGCCCGCTCCAGGGCAAGGCGCGTGAGGTCCAGGGCATGCTCGCGCCGGAGATCCAGGCCGCGCTGCTCGGCAAGAAGAGCCCGCAGGAGGCGCTGGACGCCGCTCAGAAGGCCGCGCAGGCGATGCTCGGCCGCTGA
- a CDS encoding fumarylacetoacetate hydrolase family protein encodes MRLMRIGEPGHERPVAVCPEGRHYDLSGITDDIDGAFLAALADKPHLIPAEPKLPETDITGQRIGAPVARPSALLCIGQNYAAHAAESGAEPPEQPILFYKSPNTVVGPYDDVLIPRGSKKTDWEVELAVVIGRRASYLDSPADAAAHIAGYAVSNDVSERAFQLEESGGQWSKGKSCATFNPLGPVLVTADEVGDPQQLRLRSFVNGEPRQDSSTADMIFSVAHLVHHLSQYLVLEPGDIINTGTPQGVALSGRFPYLAEGDVMEVEISGLGRQRSLCRPA; translated from the coding sequence ATGCGACTGATGCGCATCGGCGAGCCGGGCCATGAGCGCCCGGTCGCCGTCTGCCCCGAGGGCCGCCACTACGACCTGTCCGGCATCACCGACGACATCGACGGCGCCTTCCTCGCCGCGCTGGCCGACAAGCCGCACCTGATCCCCGCCGAGCCGAAGCTCCCGGAGACCGACATCACCGGGCAGCGCATCGGCGCCCCGGTGGCCCGGCCCTCCGCGCTCCTGTGCATCGGGCAGAACTACGCGGCCCACGCCGCCGAGTCCGGTGCCGAACCGCCGGAGCAGCCGATCCTCTTCTACAAGTCGCCGAACACGGTGGTCGGTCCGTACGACGACGTCCTCATCCCGCGCGGTTCGAAGAAGACCGACTGGGAGGTGGAGCTGGCCGTCGTGATCGGCCGCCGCGCCTCCTACCTGGACTCCCCCGCCGACGCCGCCGCCCACATCGCCGGTTACGCGGTCAGCAACGACGTCTCCGAGCGCGCCTTCCAACTGGAGGAGTCGGGGGGCCAGTGGTCCAAGGGCAAGAGCTGCGCCACCTTCAACCCACTGGGCCCGGTCCTGGTGACCGCCGACGAGGTGGGCGATCCGCAGCAGTTGCGGCTGCGCAGCTTCGTCAACGGCGAGCCCCGGCAGGACTCCTCCACCGCGGACATGATCTTCAGCGTGGCGCATCTGGTGCACCATCTGTCGCAGTACCTGGTGCTGGAGCCCGGCGACATCATCAACACCGGTACGCCGCAGGGCGTGGCCCTGTCCGGCCGCTTCCCGTACCTGGCCGAGGGCGACGTGATGGAGGTCGAGATCTCGGGCCTGGGCCGGCAGCGCAGCCTCTGCCGCCCCGCGTAA
- a CDS encoding dihydrodipicolinate synthase family protein — protein sequence MSTPTLRSTPALELLAHGAAIPAHPLALHADGTFDERRQRALTRYYLASGAGGAAVAVHTTQFEIREREVGLFRPVLELAAETIDAEAGRPFVKVAGACGYTAQAVAEAETAAALGYDAVLLSPAVPGADEKGLLERARAVGEVLPVIGFYLQEAVGGRYLSPAFWSAFTDLPSTVAVKIAPFDRYRTADVVRAVAAADRADEVALYTGNDDDIIGDLLTPYETATGTPRWFAGGLLGQWAVWTSSAVTLLDDVRRARAGDHGAMVRCLARRSELTDANSAVFDVRGAFRGCIAGVHEVLRRQGLLANIRCLDPAETLSPGQADEITRVAAAYPWLTDDAFVAEHLDAWLS from the coding sequence ATGTCCACTCCCACCCTCCGGTCCACCCCCGCCCTGGAGCTGCTCGCCCATGGCGCGGCCATCCCCGCCCATCCGCTCGCCCTGCACGCGGACGGCACCTTCGACGAGCGCCGGCAGCGGGCGCTGACCCGCTACTACCTCGCCTCGGGCGCGGGCGGCGCCGCCGTCGCCGTGCACACCACCCAGTTCGAGATCCGCGAGCGGGAGGTGGGCCTGTTCCGTCCCGTGCTGGAGCTCGCCGCCGAGACGATCGACGCCGAGGCCGGCCGCCCGTTCGTGAAGGTCGCCGGTGCCTGCGGTTACACCGCCCAGGCCGTCGCGGAGGCGGAGACCGCCGCGGCGCTCGGCTACGACGCGGTCCTGCTCAGCCCGGCCGTGCCCGGGGCCGACGAGAAGGGGCTGCTGGAGCGGGCGCGGGCGGTCGGCGAGGTGCTTCCGGTCATCGGCTTCTACCTCCAGGAGGCCGTCGGCGGACGGTACTTGTCGCCCGCGTTCTGGTCCGCGTTCACCGACCTCCCCAGCACGGTCGCCGTGAAGATCGCCCCGTTCGACCGCTACCGCACCGCCGATGTCGTCCGGGCGGTCGCCGCCGCCGACCGGGCCGACGAGGTGGCGCTGTACACCGGCAACGACGACGACATCATCGGCGATCTGCTCACCCCGTACGAGACGGCCACCGGCACCCCGCGCTGGTTCGCGGGCGGGCTGCTCGGCCAGTGGGCCGTGTGGACGAGCTCCGCCGTGACCCTGCTCGACGACGTACGGCGGGCCCGCGCCGGGGACCACGGAGCGATGGTCCGCTGCCTGGCCCGCCGCTCCGAGCTCACGGACGCCAACAGCGCGGTCTTCGACGTGCGGGGCGCCTTCCGCGGCTGCATCGCCGGGGTGCACGAAGTGCTGCGCCGCCAGGGCCTGCTGGCGAACATCCGCTGCCTGGACCCGGCCGAGACGCTCTCCCCCGGACAGGCCGACGAGATCACCCGGGTGGCCGCGGCCTACCCTTGGCTGACCGATGACGCCTTCGTTGCGGAGCACCTCGATGCCTGGCTCTCCTGA
- a CDS encoding flavin monoamine oxidase family protein: protein MTSTVPPAVPHTDAAPPITMFGPDFPYAYDDFLAHPAGLGQIPATEHGSEVAVIGGGLSGIVTAYELMKMGLKPVVYEADRIGGRLRTVEFDGCTTDGEPLTAEMGAMRFPPSSTALQHYIDLVGLETKPFPNPLSPVTPSTVVDLKGESHYARTIDDLPQVYRDVMDAWNACLEEGADFSDMNRAMRERDVPRIREIWARLVGKLDNQTFYGFLCDSDAFKSFRHREIFGQVGFGTGGWDTDFPNSILEILRVVYTEADDHHRSIVGGSQQLPLRLWEREPRKIVHWPLGTSLASLHDGEPRPAVTRLNRTAGNRITVTDATGDIRTFRAAVFTGQSWLLLSKIACDDALFPIDHWTAMERTHYMESSKLFVPVDRPFWLDKEETTGRDTMSMTLTDRMTRGTYLLDDGPDKPASICLSYTWCDDSLKWLPLSATERMDVMLKSLGEIYPNVDIRGHITGNPVTVSWENEPYFMGAFKANLPGHYRYQRRLFTHFMQDRLPADKRGLFLAGDDISWTAGWAEGAVQTALNAVWGVMTQFGGATDGTNPGPGDVFDEIAPVELPED, encoded by the coding sequence ATGACGTCCACGGTGCCCCCGGCCGTCCCGCACACCGACGCAGCCCCGCCGATCACCATGTTCGGGCCGGACTTCCCCTACGCGTACGACGACTTCCTCGCACACCCCGCGGGACTCGGACAGATACCGGCGACCGAGCACGGCAGCGAGGTGGCCGTCATCGGCGGTGGGCTCTCCGGCATCGTCACCGCCTACGAGCTGATGAAGATGGGGCTCAAGCCCGTCGTCTACGAGGCCGACCGCATCGGCGGACGGCTGCGCACCGTCGAGTTCGACGGCTGCACCACGGACGGCGAGCCCCTCACCGCCGAGATGGGCGCGATGCGCTTCCCGCCGTCCTCGACCGCCCTCCAGCACTACATCGACCTGGTGGGTCTGGAGACGAAGCCGTTCCCCAACCCGCTCTCCCCGGTCACGCCCTCGACCGTCGTCGACCTCAAGGGCGAGTCGCACTACGCCAGGACCATCGACGACCTCCCGCAGGTCTACCGCGACGTGATGGACGCCTGGAACGCCTGCCTGGAGGAGGGTGCCGACTTCTCCGACATGAACCGGGCAATGCGCGAGCGCGACGTCCCGCGGATCCGGGAGATCTGGGCCCGGCTCGTCGGGAAGCTCGACAACCAGACCTTCTACGGCTTCCTCTGCGACTCCGACGCCTTCAAGTCCTTCCGTCACCGTGAGATCTTCGGGCAGGTCGGCTTCGGCACCGGCGGCTGGGACACCGACTTCCCCAACTCCATCCTGGAGATCCTCCGCGTCGTCTACACAGAGGCGGACGACCACCACCGCTCCATCGTCGGCGGCAGCCAGCAGCTCCCGCTGCGTCTGTGGGAACGCGAACCGCGGAAGATCGTCCACTGGCCGCTCGGCACCTCGCTGGCCTCGCTGCACGACGGAGAACCGCGCCCCGCGGTGACCCGGCTCAACCGCACCGCCGGGAACCGGATCACCGTCACCGACGCCACGGGCGACATCCGCACCTTCCGGGCGGCCGTCTTCACCGGACAGTCCTGGCTGCTGCTCTCCAAGATCGCCTGCGACGACGCGCTCTTCCCGATCGACCACTGGACGGCGATGGAGCGCACCCACTACATGGAGTCGTCCAAGCTGTTCGTCCCCGTCGACCGGCCGTTCTGGCTGGACAAGGAGGAGACCACCGGGCGCGACACCATGTCGATGACGCTGACCGACCGGATGACCCGGGGTACGTACCTCCTCGACGACGGCCCGGACAAGCCGGCCAGCATCTGCCTCTCGTACACCTGGTGCGACGACAGCCTGAAGTGGCTGCCGCTCTCCGCGACCGAGCGCATGGACGTCATGCTGAAGTCGCTCGGCGAGATCTATCCGAACGTGGACATCCGGGGGCACATCACCGGAAACCCGGTGACGGTCTCCTGGGAGAACGAGCCGTACTTCATGGGCGCGTTCAAGGCCAATCTGCCCGGCCACTACCGCTACCAGCGGCGGCTGTTCACCCACTTCATGCAGGACCGGCTGCCCGCCGACAAGCGGGGCCTGTTCCTCGCGGGCGACGACATCTCCTGGACGGCCGGCTGGGCCGAGGGGGCCGTCCAGACCGCACTGAACGCCGTCTGGGGTGTGATGACCCAGTTCGGCGGTGCGACCGACGGCACCAACCCCGGCCCCGGCGACGTCTTCGACGAGATCGCCCCGGTCGAACTACCGGAGGACTGA